From a single Intestinibaculum porci genomic region:
- a CDS encoding lipopolysaccharide biosynthesis protein, whose protein sequence is MGKYKYLIKNIGLLTLSSFATKLLSFFLVPLYTSILTTEQYGTYDLFMTTVGVLLPILTLNIQDAVLIFALDKDYDNKTVIRIGMKYLLVSNVLVAAGLLVNNIFVFSSLGKQYAIFFFLMFLTQSLSGVITCYIRGIDRVADLSVSSVIASVITIGLNIIFLVYFKWGLVGYFLANIIGPLVQSIYLAIRANVHIDTLRKDNTAIESNGNVTPKVLEKKMTDYSKPLIANALAWWVNNASDRYVVIFFCGLAANGVYSVASKIPSILNIFQTIFNQAWTLSAVKDFDPNDESGFFAKTYRTYNCLMTIVCSMIIVFDKILAKILYAQNFYDAWKYVPWLTIAILFGAMSGYIGGFFSAVKNSKVFAISTVVGAISNIVLNIIFTPVIGPMGAAIATTISYGEVFFIRFFQSRKYIKLKINVVRDVCSYILLIIQAIALCTIENQIFMYGVIIGLFLVVVVCYVADMKLVLSKLVHRK, encoded by the coding sequence ATGGGAAAATATAAATACTTAATAAAAAACATAGGACTATTAACGTTAAGCAGTTTTGCAACAAAATTACTTAGCTTCTTCTTAGTCCCATTATATACAAGCATATTAACAACTGAACAATATGGGACATATGATTTATTTATGACAACAGTAGGAGTCTTACTTCCTATTCTAACATTAAATATTCAGGATGCTGTATTAATATTTGCATTGGATAAAGATTATGACAATAAAACTGTTATTAGAATAGGCATGAAATACTTGCTGGTATCGAATGTTCTTGTTGCTGCAGGTCTGCTTGTTAACAATATTTTTGTCTTTTCGAGTCTTGGAAAACAGTATGCAATTTTCTTTTTCCTGATGTTTTTAACGCAATCACTTTCAGGAGTGATAACTTGCTATATAAGAGGAATTGATCGCGTTGCCGATCTATCGGTCTCAAGTGTCATTGCCTCAGTTATTACAATTGGTTTGAATATTATTTTCCTTGTTTATTTTAAATGGGGGCTTGTTGGATATTTCTTAGCGAATATTATTGGGCCTTTGGTTCAGAGTATTTATCTTGCGATTAGAGCTAATGTTCATATTGATACATTAAGAAAAGATAATACTGCAATAGAGTCAAATGGAAATGTAACACCAAAAGTTTTAGAAAAGAAAATGACTGATTATTCTAAGCCTCTCATTGCCAATGCATTAGCATGGTGGGTTAATAATGCTTCAGATCGATATGTCGTTATATTTTTCTGTGGTTTAGCTGCTAATGGTGTTTATTCTGTGGCTTCTAAGATACCTTCCATTCTTAATATTTTCCAAACGATATTTAATCAGGCGTGGACTTTATCGGCAGTTAAGGATTTTGATCCAAATGATGAAAGTGGTTTTTTTGCAAAAACATATCGAACATATAATTGTTTGATGACAATCGTATGTTCAATGATTATTGTTTTTGATAAGATTTTGGCAAAAATTTTATATGCACAGAATTTTTATGATGCTTGGAAATATGTGCCTTGGCTGACAATTGCTATTTTATTTGGTGCCATGAGTGGATATATAGGAGGGTTTTTCTCGGCAGTGAAAAATAGCAAAGTTTTCGCTATCAGCACAGTTGTTGGTGCAATTAGTAATATTGTATTAAATATAATATTCACCCCAGTGATTGGTCCAATGGGAGCCGCGATAGCAACAACAATTAGTTATGGGGAAGTCTTTTTTATTCGTTTTTTTCAAAGCAGAAAATATATTAAACTAAAGATTAATGTTGTAAGAGATGTATGTAGCTATATTCTGTTGATAATTCAGGCTATTGCTTTGTGTACAATTGAAAATCAGATTTTTATGTACGGAGTTATAATAGGATTGTTTTTGGTGGTTGTAGTTTGCTATGTCGCTGATATGAAGTTGGTATTATCAAAATTGGTACATAGAAAGTGA
- a CDS encoding ISL3 family transposase: MDYTQLAINTQSKNTIIDDGYLKIPNTLTGFINTDTEIEDDPKKADHKIIVYKGIQTVSDEDRICECCGAHMYKNMICAPTRIKHFSYGPTSTVVEVSLNQMQCTNPECNATKMQGVPFKSKHHRITKALEEFIEKLLGRASFTLKSISELTGVGKNIVKAIDLRRLKRLYTVDGKTLRKPQKFCKYLGIDEFKLHNGYKYATHIIDMETGNVLWIARGKSKQVVYDFIDYVGEEWMDHVEAIGCDMNSDFEEAFEERCTHIQPVFDYFHIVKNMNEKLINEIRKDEQARLIAEGNMEAAKHLKKSKHVLCSKKATRDRKDEAAQKGIVKQKKSDLFNLPEIKAIGGWNDKFDLLIKENELLFKADLIKEKITAAYQEDHEWKMAKQIIEIIDLCNETKNEHFIWFANLLSNHFEGIIAHATIKITSSKIEGINNRIKTIRRMGYGYPDDEYFFLKIIDMSRRNPL, from the coding sequence ATGGATTATACACAATTAGCTATTAACACTCAATCTAAAAATACAATCATTGATGATGGATATCTGAAGATTCCTAACACATTAACTGGGTTTATTAATACTGACACTGAAATTGAAGATGATCCTAAGAAAGCCGATCACAAGATCATTGTCTATAAGGGCATTCAGACTGTTTCGGATGAGGATAGAATCTGTGAGTGCTGTGGTGCTCACATGTACAAGAACATGATCTGCGCTCCTACAAGAATCAAGCACTTCAGCTACGGCCCAACAAGCACGGTTGTGGAAGTCAGCCTTAATCAGATGCAGTGTACAAATCCTGAATGTAATGCTACAAAGATGCAGGGTGTTCCATTCAAGTCAAAGCACCATCGCATTACTAAGGCTCTTGAAGAATTCATTGAAAAGCTCCTCGGCAGAGCCTCATTCACTCTTAAGAGCATCTCAGAGCTTACAGGAGTTGGTAAGAATATTGTTAAGGCCATTGACCTTAGAAGACTAAAGAGACTCTATACCGTTGATGGAAAAACTCTTAGAAAGCCGCAAAAGTTCTGCAAATACCTTGGAATTGATGAATTCAAGCTTCATAACGGCTACAAGTATGCCACTCACATCATTGATATGGAAACAGGAAATGTTCTCTGGATCGCCAGAGGAAAGTCTAAGCAGGTTGTCTATGACTTCATTGACTATGTCGGTGAGGAATGGATGGATCATGTTGAGGCCATCGGCTGTGACATGAACAGCGACTTTGAGGAAGCGTTTGAGGAAAGATGTACTCATATACAGCCTGTTTTTGACTACTTTCATATTGTAAAGAACATGAATGAAAAGCTGATCAATGAAATCAGAAAGGATGAGCAGGCACGTCTTATCGCTGAAGGAAATATGGAAGCTGCTAAGCATCTTAAGAAGTCTAAGCACGTTTTATGCTCAAAGAAGGCAACGCGTGACAGGAAGGATGAGGCTGCTCAGAAAGGCATTGTGAAGCAGAAAAAGTCAGATCTGTTTAACCTTCCAGAAATCAAGGCTATCGGTGGGTGGAACGATAAGTTTGATCTTCTTATTAAAGAAAATGAGCTGCTGTTCAAAGCTGATCTTATCAAAGAAAAGATAACAGCAGCCTATCAGGAAGATCATGAATGGAAAATGGCTAAACAGATTATTGAGATCATTGATCTATGCAATGAGACAAAGAATGAACATTTCATTTGGTTTGCTAATCTTCTTTCCAATCATTTTGAAGGTATCATAGCTCATGCAACAATCAAAATCACAAGTTCTAAAATTGAAGGAATTAACAACCGCATTAAGACAATACGTCGAATGGGTTATGGCTATCCTGATGATGAATATTTCTTCTTGAAAATCATTGATATGAGTCGAAGAAATCCGCTATAG
- a CDS encoding acyltransferase family protein, translating into MRESGIESLKIIAIFMIVLFHVVQTLVSNSSIITNNSYVINISNATTNVQNIILLVFYHFGSLGNSIFFICSTWFMLNSNRYNKQKWLLMLVEIWFISISILFITFVILRANIPASLMIKSLFPTLFMNNWYMTCYLIFYPLHPILNNVINKMNQKQLFRCTAALSFMYILMDFIEWDWFFPSMIILWITIYFCVAYMKKYLTDFANSMKKKAQSLFLWNS; encoded by the coding sequence ATAAGAGAATCAGGAATTGAGTCACTAAAAATAATAGCAATTTTTATGATTGTTCTATTTCACGTTGTTCAAACGCTGGTATCAAATAGTTCTATTATTACTAATAATAGTTACGTCATAAATATTTCAAATGCTACAACTAATGTCCAAAATATTATATTGTTAGTATTTTATCATTTTGGTTCTTTAGGTAACTCAATCTTTTTCATATGTTCTACATGGTTTATGTTAAATAGCAATAGATATAATAAACAAAAATGGTTACTTATGCTCGTTGAAATATGGTTTATATCTATATCTATTTTATTTATAACTTTTGTGATTTTAAGAGCAAATATACCTGCTAGTCTTATGATAAAGAGCTTATTTCCAACTTTATTTATGAACAACTGGTACATGACTTGTTATCTTATTTTTTATCCGTTACATCCGATATTAAACAATGTAATAAATAAAATGAATCAGAAGCAATTATTTAGATGTACAGCAGCACTTTCTTTTATGTATATTCTTATGGATTTTATCGAGTGGGATTGGTTCTTCCCTTCGATGATCATTTTATGGATAACAATCTATTTTTGTGTGGCTTACATGAAGAAGTACTTAACTGATTTTGCGAATAGTATGAAGAAAAAGGCTCAATCACTTTTCCTATGGAATAGCTAA
- a CDS encoding glycosyltransferase family 4 protein: MKINVIFPRWGLSGGFLVMLRYAEEFNKRGHDVVCYTPILDEYANNYLNLRHIVNAIIHKKNFVEETKQFPKVKIVRQLKISNKSIRNADITIATAWPTAFQVNELSEDKGKKVYFIQDFEIWDNEKLGKASYKLPLHHIIIAKWIDSILVNELGCKPGDLIHNGMDIERFIPDRSKKNMRHKDGEIQCLMLYHKLSKKGIDDGLAAFRKAKEVIPNLSLVMFGMPDDPNISDVKHYYQSPAKEKLVELYQTSDVFIYPSREEGWGLTPVEAMSCGCAVAGTKTGCMTEIGNNGINALLCEPYDVDNLATNIVSIASNADLRETLEKNGRKTAEGLSWDKSFDKFESVLINLADKDDTTVRKK, from the coding sequence ATGAAAATAAATGTTATTTTTCCAAGATGGGGTTTATCAGGTGGCTTTCTTGTAATGCTAAGATACGCAGAGGAATTCAACAAAAGGGGACATGATGTTGTTTGCTATACGCCTATATTAGATGAATATGCAAACAATTACTTAAACTTAAGACATATTGTAAATGCAATAATTCATAAGAAGAATTTTGTGGAAGAAACAAAGCAATTCCCTAAAGTCAAAATAGTAAGGCAATTAAAAATTTCAAATAAATCTATTAGAAACGCTGATATAACAATTGCAACAGCATGGCCAACTGCATTTCAAGTAAATGAATTGAGTGAAGACAAAGGAAAAAAAGTTTATTTTATTCAAGACTTTGAAATTTGGGATAATGAGAAACTTGGTAAAGCGTCCTATAAATTGCCACTACACCACATTATAATCGCAAAGTGGATTGATTCTATACTTGTTAATGAACTAGGGTGTAAACCAGGTGATCTGATTCATAATGGTATGGATATAGAACGATTTATTCCAGATAGAAGTAAGAAGAATATGAGACATAAAGATGGTGAAATCCAATGCCTGATGTTATATCATAAGCTTTCAAAGAAAGGAATAGATGATGGATTAGCAGCTTTTAGAAAAGCTAAAGAAGTTATTCCTAATTTATCACTTGTGATGTTTGGAATGCCTGATGATCCTAATATTAGTGATGTAAAGCACTATTATCAAAGTCCTGCGAAAGAAAAATTAGTTGAGTTATATCAAACATCAGATGTATTTATTTATCCATCACGTGAAGAAGGCTGGGGATTAACTCCAGTAGAGGCAATGTCATGTGGATGTGCTGTTGCTGGTACTAAAACTGGTTGTATGACGGAAATTGGTAATAATGGCATTAATGCACTGTTATGTGAACCTTATGATGTGGATAATCTTGCTACCAATATCGTTAGCATAGCATCCAATGCGGATTTACGAGAAACATTAGAAAAAAATGGACGTAAAACTGCAGAAGGATTATCGTGGGACAAGTCCTTTGATAAATTTGAATCTGTGTTAATAAACTTGGCGGATAAGGATGACACTACGGTAAGGAAAAAATAA
- a CDS encoding EpsG family protein, whose product MALIISLIIMILCLKYRKSKLLFILTGVWIWILIAFSSGLADEGIYLARYNNYKVFTGSTEPGYSLLMVVFNNLGASFENYKMIISAVEVLLIMSTINELTVNKNFVLAMYMIFPLCMDAVQMRFTLGLSIVIFALRYLNELYCKNKMRGNLPPSIRYIICVVLATCFHSINILYLLLLLAKKIERRKIIIAVLIVIFVFRVILTPSTLIKIGTFIGVGDKISAALANTANMGQNAILIYSFNMIVRFGLLLLIIILFKYAFHIQNRGIIDSTTALDFNIIILAIIALLPYSIEFYRIQVGLSLFNYMFISGYFIEKKGKHSFTNALTRINKKNLEIAVVTISMSIINLYNLVLNNTNFKSVFIPFFFQNKLF is encoded by the coding sequence ATGGCATTAATAATTAGTTTGATAATTATGATTCTCTGTTTAAAATATAGAAAATCAAAATTATTGTTTATTCTTACTGGTGTATGGATTTGGATATTAATTGCATTCTCATCAGGATTAGCAGATGAAGGAATTTATTTGGCTAGATACAATAATTATAAGGTTTTTACAGGATCAACAGAACCAGGATATTCATTATTAATGGTTGTGTTTAATAATTTAGGTGCATCATTTGAAAATTATAAGATGATAATTTCTGCAGTTGAAGTTCTATTAATAATGAGTACGATTAATGAGTTAACCGTTAATAAAAATTTCGTCTTAGCAATGTACATGATATTCCCGCTTTGTATGGATGCAGTCCAAATGCGTTTTACACTTGGATTATCAATCGTGATATTTGCTTTACGATATCTAAATGAATTGTATTGTAAAAATAAGATGAGAGGGAATCTTCCACCTAGCATAAGATACATAATTTGTGTTGTGTTAGCAACTTGCTTTCATTCAATAAATATATTATATCTATTACTACTTTTAGCAAAAAAAATTGAACGAAGAAAAATTATAATTGCCGTTTTAATTGTAATATTTGTATTTAGAGTTATTTTAACACCTTCAACATTAATTAAAATCGGTACTTTTATTGGCGTAGGAGATAAGATTAGTGCAGCCTTAGCAAATACAGCAAATATGGGTCAAAATGCAATTTTGATTTATTCATTTAACATGATTGTTAGATTCGGATTATTGCTACTTATTATTATATTATTTAAATATGCATTCCATATTCAAAATAGAGGGATTATAGATTCTACTACTGCATTAGATTTTAATATAATAATTTTAGCAATAATAGCATTACTTCCATATTCGATTGAATTTTATAGAATACAGGTAGGACTGTCATTGTTTAATTATATGTTTATCTCAGGTTACTTTATCGAGAAAAAAGGAAAGCATAGTTTTACAAATGCATTAACACGAATTAACAAGAAAAATTTGGAAATAGCAGTAGTGACAATATCAATGTCAATTATTAATCTGTATAACTTGGTTTTGAATAATACAAATTTCAAATCAGTATTTATACCTTTTTTCTTTCAGAATAAATTGTTTTAG
- a CDS encoding glycosyltransferase family 2 protein has protein sequence MKTLASITTYNSNLDRLRLNVDAIAKQVDRVLIIDNNSENFQDIQDLLSSILNVDYIINKENLGVATALKQAMDYAIKKNYSWVLTLDQDSVCYDGLIEEYKKFTNLPDVGILSCNIIDRNFSEKNDFNQHENYKEIEKCITSASFTNVKAYKDTDGYDTSMFIDGVDWDICYNFRSHGYKIYKINFDGVLHEVGHGRNVKLLGKEYIVYGESPLRNYYSARNNIYLAKKYPEYVSFTRTILREIKFIILIILYENKKFAKVSNRLKGLLEGMKWH, from the coding sequence ATGAAAACATTAGCTAGTATTACTACGTACAATTCAAATTTAGATAGATTAAGATTGAATGTCGATGCAATTGCTAAGCAAGTGGACAGGGTTCTAATTATAGATAATAACTCAGAAAACTTTCAAGATATTCAAGATTTATTGTCTTCTATATTAAATGTAGATTACATAATAAATAAAGAAAATCTAGGTGTTGCCACTGCTTTAAAACAAGCAATGGATTATGCAATCAAAAAAAATTATTCTTGGGTCTTAACCTTGGATCAGGATTCTGTTTGTTATGATGGCTTGATCGAAGAATATAAGAAGTTTACTAATTTACCAGATGTTGGGATATTAAGTTGCAATATAATTGATAGAAATTTTTCGGAAAAAAATGATTTTAATCAGCATGAAAATTATAAAGAAATTGAAAAATGTATAACAAGTGCATCCTTTACAAACGTTAAAGCGTATAAAGATACTGATGGATATGATACAAGTATGTTTATTGATGGTGTAGATTGGGATATTTGTTATAATTTCAGATCACATGGATACAAGATTTACAAAATAAATTTTGATGGTGTATTACACGAAGTTGGACATGGAAGAAATGTAAAATTATTAGGAAAAGAATATATCGTATATGGTGAATCTCCACTAAGAAATTATTATTCTGCACGAAATAATATATATCTTGCAAAAAAGTATCCTGAATATGTTTCTTTTACTCGCACAATTCTACGAGAAATCAAATTTATAATTTTGATTATTTTATATGAAAATAAAAAGTTTGCGAAAGTTAGCAACAGGCTGAAAGGCTTGTTGGAGGGAATGAAATGGCATTAA
- a CDS encoding glycosyltransferase family 2 protein translates to MNDNPLISVIVPIYNVEQYLKRCVESIRRQTYSNLEIILVDDGSPDNCGKICDDYKKEDNRIKVIHKKNGGLSDARNAGIEIAQGEYITCIDSDDFISQFFIENLWIAIQKSGCEIATSWFADYYEGDNIPEAKKVDMKDIAVLSREEFYKKLLYQDGVEVSAWGKLYKTDLFEGVKYPVGKLYEDIPTTYLLVEKTNKVAVIPNIDYFYFQRSTSIAQTTFSMRKMDAINHMDDFKNYIIHNYPSLKRAAECRYFSTVCNILFQISSPEFKQTKENLWQEIKKYRYSVMTNRFGRKKARIAAFLSYGGYKFLHMIYVRTQKGTS, encoded by the coding sequence ATGAACGATAATCCACTGATTAGTGTTATTGTACCAATATACAATGTAGAACAGTATTTAAAAAGATGTGTTGAAAGTATAAGAAGACAGACTTACTCAAATTTGGAAATTATTCTAGTGGATGACGGATCACCTGATAATTGTGGAAAAATTTGTGACGATTATAAGAAGGAAGATAATCGGATCAAGGTTATTCACAAGAAAAATGGTGGACTTTCGGATGCAAGAAATGCTGGGATAGAAATAGCGCAAGGAGAATATATCACTTGTATTGACAGTGATGATTTTATTTCACAGTTTTTTATAGAAAATTTATGGATTGCAATACAAAAAAGTGGATGTGAGATAGCTACAAGCTGGTTTGCTGATTATTATGAAGGTGATAATATACCTGAAGCTAAAAAAGTAGATATGAAAGATATAGCAGTGTTAAGTAGAGAGGAATTCTATAAAAAACTTCTTTATCAGGATGGTGTTGAGGTTTCAGCATGGGGCAAACTCTATAAGACAGATTTATTTGAAGGAGTTAAATATCCTGTTGGAAAACTTTATGAGGACATTCCAACCACATACCTACTTGTAGAAAAAACAAACAAAGTGGCAGTCATTCCCAATATAGACTATTTTTATTTTCAAAGATCAACAAGTATTGCACAAACAACCTTCTCTATGAGAAAAATGGATGCAATAAACCATATGGATGATTTCAAAAATTATATTATTCATAATTATCCATCATTAAAAAGAGCAGCAGAATGTAGATATTTTAGTACAGTCTGTAATATCCTTTTTCAAATTTCGAGTCCAGAGTTTAAACAAACAAAAGAAAACTTATGGCAAGAAATAAAAAAATACAGATATAGTGTTATGACAAATAGGTTTGGAAGAAAAAAGGCTAGAATAGCTGCATTCTTATCATATGGTGGATATAAATTCCTGCATATGATATATGTTAGGACACAAAAGGGTACTAGCTAG
- a CDS encoding glycosyltransferase, whose translation MKKIRVLHVAQVVGGVDHYIRMLLKYLDKDKFENILVCSQDFHEEDYIGLVDFFEHVEMTRAIGSNDLKAIKEVRNLIKKYNPDIGLKNFCVYTPHGWALNMRSSAKKKAMYTAIEKLAAPFCDKIICISNAEKQSALDKKICGEDKLQVIFNGVDIEAYENGIHGAIKRKDLGIPKDAFVVGMVGRISPQKAPDVFVKMAKQVKDKVINAHFIIVGNGDQEDEIRKYAKDNGVYDSLHITGWVDNPMSYVELFDVACLLSRWEGFGLALPEYMMAGKPIVASKEVQRIYQEDGGKDRLVTQGLEDVHRRFNARRVSEEHEKLLKKYVLNDVNRNRASRRSK comes from the coding sequence ATGAAAAAGATAAGAGTTTTACATGTAGCACAGGTTGTTGGTGGCGTAGATCATTACATCCGAATGCTTCTTAAGTATTTGGATAAAGACAAATTTGAGAATATACTAGTTTGCTCACAGGATTTCCACGAGGAGGACTACATCGGACTAGTGGATTTTTTTGAACATGTTGAGATGACAAGAGCAATTGGCAGTAATGACTTAAAAGCAATTAAAGAGGTTAGAAACTTGATAAAGAAGTATAATCCTGATATTGGTCTTAAGAATTTTTGCGTATATACCCCACATGGCTGGGCATTAAACATGCGGTCTTCTGCGAAAAAGAAGGCAATGTACACAGCTATTGAAAAGTTAGCTGCACCGTTTTGCGATAAGATTATCTGCATTTCAAATGCCGAGAAACAGTCAGCACTAGATAAGAAAATTTGTGGAGAAGATAAGCTGCAAGTTATTTTTAATGGTGTAGATATTGAAGCTTATGAAAATGGAATACATGGTGCTATTAAGAGGAAAGACCTAGGCATACCAAAAGATGCATTTGTTGTTGGTATGGTTGGGAGAATAAGTCCGCAGAAAGCACCTGATGTGTTTGTAAAGATGGCAAAACAGGTGAAAGATAAAGTTATCAATGCACACTTTATTATCGTTGGAAACGGAGATCAGGAAGACGAAATCAGAAAGTATGCAAAAGACAATGGGGTCTATGATAGTCTTCATATTACAGGATGGGTTGATAATCCAATGAGTTATGTAGAACTATTTGATGTAGCATGCTTACTAAGCCGCTGGGAAGGTTTCGGTTTAGCTTTACCTGAATATATGATGGCAGGTAAGCCTATTGTGGCAAGTAAGGAAGTGCAACGAATCTATCAGGAAGATGGGGGAAAAGATAGATTGGTGACACAGGGACTGGAAGATGTACATAGGAGGTTTAATGCTCGGAGAGTTTCCGAGGAACACGAGAAACTATTAAAAAAGTATGTACTAAATGACGTGAATCGTAATAGAGCATCAAGGAGGTCAAAATGA
- a CDS encoding glycosyltransferase: MAEKKKILYIVEAMGGGVFTYIVDLANELVNSYDMYIAYAVRKQTPENYKDYFDKRIHLIEVKNFDRAIDPAKDVAAFFEVKKIAAEVKPDIIHLHSSKAGVIGRLAFNGKIPVFYTPHGYSFLMESYKPMKRKMFKLIESVCAKRNCTTISCSVGEHQESLKLTKRATYVNNGINMAELQDIIDKTKKVEHPFTVYTLGRICYQKNPTLFNEIAKSLPNVKFVWIGDGELRGELTSKNIEITGWADRSTAIRYAVNADVFLLPSRWEGLPISLLESMYMKKVCVVSNVIGNRDVIHNGENGFVCTKVEEFVKAIEDCQCNTGKLTERAYQDILKIYNTKVMAQLYSEKYESALNKRRL; the protein is encoded by the coding sequence ATGGCTGAGAAAAAGAAAATATTATATATAGTCGAAGCTATGGGTGGAGGCGTTTTTACTTACATAGTTGACCTTGCTAATGAACTTGTCAACTCTTATGACATGTACATTGCTTACGCAGTGCGAAAGCAAACACCAGAAAATTATAAGGACTACTTTGATAAGCGAATTCATTTAATTGAAGTTAAAAATTTTGACCGGGCAATTGATCCGGCAAAAGATGTTGCTGCATTTTTTGAAGTTAAAAAAATAGCAGCAGAGGTTAAGCCTGATATCATTCATCTCCATAGCAGTAAGGCTGGTGTGATTGGTAGGTTAGCATTTAATGGGAAAATTCCTGTGTTTTATACTCCACACGGGTACAGCTTCTTAATGGAAAGTTATAAACCGATGAAACGCAAAATGTTTAAACTGATTGAGTCTGTATGCGCAAAAAGAAATTGTACAACTATCAGTTGCAGTGTGGGTGAGCATCAGGAATCTTTGAAACTTACTAAACGTGCTACCTATGTGAACAATGGTATTAACATGGCTGAGCTACAGGACATTATTGATAAGACAAAAAAGGTTGAACATCCATTTACTGTTTATACGTTAGGAAGAATTTGTTACCAGAAGAATCCTACATTATTTAATGAAATAGCAAAATCACTTCCAAATGTAAAATTTGTATGGATTGGTGATGGTGAACTCCGGGGAGAACTAACAAGTAAAAATATCGAGATCACAGGCTGGGCCGATCGAAGCACGGCGATTAGATATGCGGTTAATGCAGACGTTTTCCTTCTGCCAAGTAGGTGGGAAGGTCTACCAATATCGTTACTTGAATCTATGTATATGAAGAAAGTATGTGTGGTAAGTAACGTGATCGGTAACCGAGATGTCATTCATAACGGTGAGAACGGCTTTGTATGTACGAAAGTTGAAGAGTTTGTAAAAGCAATCGAAGATTGCCAATGCAATACTGGAAAACTGACAGAAAGAGCATATCAGGATATTTTGAAGATATATAACACAAAAGTAATGGCACAGTTGTATAGTGAAAAGTACGAAAGTGCGCTGAATAAGCGGAGGTTATAG
- a CDS encoding nucleotidyltransferase family protein, protein MKTSLVIMAAGIGSRFGGGIKQLTPVGPNKEIIMDYSIHDAIEAGFNKVIFIIRKDIEQDFKDIIGNRIEKICHAHNVEVGYCFQDLHNLPAGIKCPEGRTKPWGTSQAVLAAKDLVHEPFCVINADDYYGKEAFKLLHDFLVEGHGDHEFAMAGFILKNTLSDNGTVTRGLCEVNDQGYLTDVHETHDIAKTATGAEVNGVALDPNANVSMNMWALSPAFMQTLEDGFVEFFENNKDPMKGEYLIPVYIGELLEQGKVSVKVLETSDKWFGVTYAEDKDFVIDSFKELVDKGVYKADLFSSL, encoded by the coding sequence ATGAAAACGTCATTAGTTATTATGGCTGCTGGGATTGGCTCTCGCTTTGGCGGAGGCATTAAACAGTTAACACCAGTCGGTCCTAATAAAGAAATTATTATGGATTATTCCATCCATGATGCCATTGAAGCCGGCTTTAATAAAGTCATCTTCATCATTCGTAAAGACATTGAACAGGATTTCAAAGATATTATTGGTAATCGTATTGAAAAGATCTGCCATGCCCATAACGTAGAGGTTGGGTATTGTTTCCAGGATTTACATAACTTACCAGCTGGAATCAAGTGCCCTGAAGGCAGAACAAAACCTTGGGGTACTAGTCAGGCTGTCTTAGCCGCAAAAGATTTAGTGCATGAACCATTCTGCGTCATCAACGCCGATGATTATTATGGTAAAGAAGCTTTTAAGTTATTACATGATTTCTTAGTAGAAGGACATGGTGATCATGAATTTGCCATGGCTGGTTTTATTCTTAAAAACACCTTAAGTGATAACGGAACTGTCACCCGTGGCCTTTGTGAAGTGAATGATCAGGGGTACTTAACTGATGTTCATGAAACTCATGACATTGCGAAAACAGCGACTGGTGCTGAAGTCAATGGTGTGGCATTAGATCCTAACGCCAATGTCTCAATGAATATGTGGGCTTTATCCCCAGCATTCATGCAGACATTAGAAGATGGATTTGTGGAATTCTTTGAGAACAATAAAGATCCAATGAAAGGGGAATACCTGATTCCTGTCTATATTGGAGAATTACTGGAACAGGGCAAAGTATCTGTAAAAGTCTTAGAAACAAGTGATAAGTGGTTTGGTGTCACTTATGCAGAAGACAAAGACTTTGTCATTGACAGCTTCAAGGAATTAGTAGACAAAGGTGTCTACAAAGCTGATTTATTTAGTAGTTTATAG